In the Blastocatellia bacterium genome, one interval contains:
- the xerC gene encoding tyrosine recombinase XerC, with translation MENYIDMFLQHLKYERNVSEHTLRNYRIDLLQFYDYLAPMNDRGERRPVDVRQIDNITIREFLSTLYAQKKKKSSIARKLATLRSFFKFLCREQVLDLNPARLVATPKLEKKLPKFLTVEETIRFIEMPDTDTVLGKRDRAILELLYATGMRVSELVNLNLDDVDFKNRSLRVRGKGRKERIIPFGRKALEALEAYLSVRGQLLMEAPEEQREPLALFLNYLGTRITTRSVGRLIDKYAKMCADITPDISPHSLRHSCATHMLNAGADLRAIQELLGHARLTTTQIYTHLSTEKLIEVYDKAHPKA, from the coding sequence ATGGAAAACTACATTGACATGTTCCTTCAGCATCTCAAGTACGAAAGGAATGTCTCCGAGCACACGCTGCGGAATTACCGGATTGATCTCCTCCAGTTCTACGACTATCTCGCACCGATGAATGATCGGGGGGAGCGCCGCCCGGTGGATGTGCGCCAGATTGATAACATCACCATCCGCGAGTTCCTCTCGACGCTCTACGCGCAAAAAAAGAAGAAGAGTTCGATTGCTCGGAAGCTGGCGACGCTGCGAAGCTTCTTCAAATTTCTCTGTCGGGAGCAGGTGCTCGACCTCAATCCCGCGCGACTGGTGGCGACCCCGAAACTGGAGAAAAAGCTACCCAAATTCCTGACCGTCGAGGAGACGATTCGCTTCATTGAGATGCCCGACACGGATACGGTGCTCGGCAAGCGGGACCGGGCGATCCTGGAGCTGCTCTACGCCACCGGGATGCGGGTGAGCGAGCTTGTTAATCTCAATCTCGATGATGTGGACTTCAAAAATCGCTCGCTGCGGGTGCGGGGCAAGGGGCGGAAGGAACGGATCATTCCCTTCGGGCGGAAGGCGCTGGAGGCGCTCGAAGCCTACCTGAGCGTACGGGGACAGTTGCTCATGGAAGCTCCCGAAGAGCAGCGCGAACCGCTGGCGCTCTTCCTCAATTATCTGGGGACGCGGATCACCACCCGGAGCGTCGGTCGGCTCATTGACAAATATGCCAAGATGTGCGCCGACATCACTCCGGACATCAGTCCCCACAGCCTTCGCCATTCCTGCGCCACCCATATGCTCAATGCCGGAGCCGATCTGCGCGCGATTCAGGAATTGCTCGGCCATGCGCGGCTGACGACGACGCAAATTTACACCCATCTCTCGACGGAGAAATTGATCGAGGTCTACGATAAAGCGCATCCGAAAGCGTGA
- a CDS encoding M20/M25/M40 family metallo-hydrolase yields MTKRMAGLLLIFLLGGWGAAAPEPTPSPSAVRINPVIKQIVDSVSEERIAAILKKLESFETRNTLSDPTHPTRGIGAARSWIFEQFKSYSPRLQVRYDTYMVKKQGERIVRDVELRNVVAVLPGTTQPQRQIIISAHYDSLAIVRRDGQVDWSQTEVFAPGVTDDGSGTAAVMELARVLSQYEFEKTLVFIAFAGEEQGLVGSTLYAQKARRENHQIEAVLNNDIIGSDVTGSGARDNRSVRIFSEEPSDSLSRQLARYVKRIGEAYVPSMRVDLIFRHDRFGRGGDHTPFNHQGYAAVRFTTPNENYANQHTATDTFENCSPAYTALVTKVNAAVAASLALAPKPPIVTNERGAPLIGRGRSGYAAHLRWRNDAPEADLAGYAIVIRATTAPDWEREIFVGNVTEYVLEDVSIDAFTFGVKAIDRDGNESLVSAYVNPPRPPSRIEIIESERKP; encoded by the coding sequence ATGACGAAAAGGATGGCGGGACTCTTGTTGATTTTTTTGCTCGGCGGGTGGGGGGCTGCGGCGCCCGAACCGACCCCTTCGCCATCGGCCGTCAGGATCAATCCGGTGATCAAACAGATCGTTGACTCGGTGTCGGAGGAGCGTATCGCGGCGATTCTCAAAAAACTGGAGAGTTTCGAAACGCGGAATACGCTCTCGGACCCGACGCATCCGACGCGAGGAATTGGAGCGGCGCGAAGCTGGATCTTCGAGCAGTTCAAAAGCTATAGCCCGCGACTTCAGGTTCGCTACGACACCTATATGGTGAAAAAGCAAGGGGAACGGATCGTCCGCGATGTCGAACTGAGAAACGTTGTCGCGGTGCTGCCGGGCACGACGCAACCGCAGCGGCAGATCATCATCAGCGCGCATTATGATTCGCTGGCCATTGTGCGACGTGACGGACAGGTGGATTGGTCGCAAACGGAGGTGTTCGCTCCGGGAGTGACCGATGATGGCAGCGGGACGGCGGCTGTGATGGAGCTGGCGAGAGTGCTCAGCCAGTACGAATTCGAGAAGACGCTCGTCTTCATCGCCTTCGCCGGTGAGGAGCAGGGCCTGGTGGGGAGCACCCTCTATGCGCAGAAGGCCCGCCGCGAGAATCATCAGATTGAAGCTGTACTGAACAACGACATTATCGGCAGCGATGTGACGGGCAGCGGCGCGCGGGATAATCGGAGCGTGCGGATTTTTTCCGAAGAGCCTTCGGATTCCCTCTCCCGGCAACTGGCCCGTTATGTCAAGCGAATCGGCGAAGCCTATGTTCCCTCGATGCGGGTAGATTTGATTTTCCGTCATGATCGGTTTGGCCGCGGAGGCGATCACACGCCATTTAATCACCAGGGATATGCTGCCGTGCGGTTCACCACGCCGAACGAGAATTACGCCAATCAGCATACGGCGACCGATACGTTTGAGAATTGCTCGCCGGCCTACACCGCCCTGGTGACCAAGGTGAATGCTGCTGTGGCAGCCAGCCTCGCCCTGGCTCCCAAGCCCCCGATCGTCACAAACGAGCGAGGAGCGCCGCTGATCGGTCGGGGTCGGTCGGGCTATGCCGCGCATCTGCGCTGGCGCAATGACGCGCCCGAAGCCGATCTCGCCGGTTATGCCATTGTCATTCGCGCCACGACCGCTCCTGACTGGGAACGAGAAATCTTCGTGGGCAATGTCACCGAATATGTGCTGGAAGATGTCTCGATTGATGCCTTCACCTTCGGCGTGAAGGCCATTGACAGGGATGGCAATGAGAGTTTGGTCTCGGCTTATGTCAATCCGCCCCGACCGCCAAGCCGCATTGAGATCATCGAATCCGAGCGAAAGCCGTGA
- a CDS encoding VWA domain-containing protein, which produces MQEGQTASPPAESLSPSRVESGPEEPGKAGAPILTRHLVLVIGAMLSLLLLPVRASASLLPSIPGPARMSDSWVRFLYHVGQLEHRTGAIREGSSPSLGQKGEESQAVVLRSDLVLVTTTVIGPGGEVVRNLTKDDFEILEDDVPQTILLCASETVMPLRLVLVFDTSLSIKSRFEFEKQAVGRFFSSVVRRGDQAALITVGTDVIVQHGLTSRVDVLVTLVERLRSEGATALYDALVTAADLLRDVQGRRVILILSDGRDTLSRTTLAQALQRVQEVGAVVYAINTAMPGASPNLRELAGERALETLARETGGEVYFPHRLEELDPVFARLTEQLRHQYVLGFSSSNEARDGSFRRLTVRVKRDGLVARARSGYYAPTR; this is translated from the coding sequence ATGCAAGAGGGACAGACGGCGTCCCCTCCCGCCGAATCCCTCTCTCCGAGTCGAGTTGAATCGGGACCAGAAGAACCTGGCAAAGCAGGCGCACCGATTCTCACGCGCCATCTCGTCCTGGTGATCGGGGCGATGCTTTCTTTGCTTCTCCTTCCGGTTCGGGCGTCGGCTTCTCTTTTGCCCAGCATCCCCGGGCCTGCTCGGATGTCGGATTCATGGGTGCGGTTCTTATATCATGTTGGGCAATTGGAGCATCGGACCGGCGCGATCCGGGAAGGATCGTCCCCATCCCTGGGGCAAAAGGGAGAGGAGTCGCAAGCCGTTGTGCTTCGGTCGGACCTTGTCCTGGTGACGACCACCGTCATCGGACCCGGCGGAGAGGTCGTGCGCAATTTGACCAAGGATGATTTTGAGATCCTCGAGGACGACGTTCCCCAAACCATCTTGCTGTGCGCGAGCGAGACTGTGATGCCGCTGCGACTCGTCCTCGTCTTCGATACGAGTTTGAGCATCAAGAGCCGATTCGAGTTCGAGAAGCAGGCCGTCGGTCGCTTTTTCTCGTCGGTTGTTCGGCGAGGCGATCAAGCGGCACTCATCACCGTCGGTACGGACGTGATCGTGCAGCATGGGCTGACATCCCGTGTGGATGTGCTGGTGACGCTCGTCGAGCGGTTGAGATCGGAGGGAGCGACGGCGCTCTACGATGCCCTGGTGACGGCGGCGGACCTTTTGCGCGATGTCCAGGGGCGTCGGGTGATCCTGATCCTCTCCGATGGCCGGGATACATTGAGTCGCACGACGCTCGCTCAAGCGCTCCAGCGCGTCCAGGAAGTAGGTGCTGTCGTCTATGCCATTAATACGGCCATGCCGGGTGCTTCGCCCAATCTCCGCGAGCTGGCGGGAGAACGAGCCCTGGAGACCCTCGCCCGCGAGACGGGAGGCGAAGTCTATTTCCCTCATCGGCTGGAAGAGCTTGATCCCGTCTTCGCCCGTTTGACCGAGCAGCTCCGCCATCAGTATGTCCTCGGTTTTTCCTCATCCAACGAAGCGCGGGACGGATCGTTTCGCCGATTGACCGTTCGCGTGAAACGCGACGGGCTGGTGGCCCGCGCGCGATCCGGCTACTATGCGCCCACACGATGA
- a CDS encoding HAD-IA family hydrolase — translation MTREHSNIRQFVFLDAGGTLLRIARLEEILAEVCEEAGFHIAPEEMRPILERAMGRMTTPGPTSLDLQAHRRWWTEFVEGVLDEVGFTGSRQQVLAQLWRDYRSGHWVGLFPDTVEALDLLSEHGWRLGVISNWDDTLEEFLDRLQISRYFEVVVSSYRVGYEKPDVRIFEHALTVTKAHRESSWFVGDNLELDHEGAQQAGLRTILVDYDGYYSELERTPCPVVRSLKEAAQLIIGSQSGAP, via the coding sequence GTGACGAGGGAGCACTCGAATATCAGACAGTTTGTCTTCCTCGACGCCGGAGGGACGCTCCTTCGCATTGCCCGCCTGGAAGAGATCCTGGCTGAAGTCTGTGAGGAAGCGGGATTTCACATCGCACCCGAGGAGATGCGCCCCATCCTCGAACGGGCTATGGGCCGGATGACGACTCCGGGCCCGACCTCGCTCGATCTTCAAGCCCATCGCCGATGGTGGACGGAATTCGTTGAGGGAGTTCTCGACGAGGTGGGGTTCACCGGGTCGCGTCAGCAAGTGCTCGCCCAACTCTGGCGGGATTATCGCTCCGGTCACTGGGTTGGGCTCTTCCCCGATACGGTCGAGGCGCTCGATCTTCTGAGCGAGCATGGCTGGCGGCTCGGGGTCATTTCCAACTGGGATGACACGCTGGAAGAGTTTCTCGACCGTCTGCAAATCAGCCGGTATTTCGAGGTCGTGGTTTCCTCCTATCGCGTGGGCTACGAGAAGCCCGATGTGAGAATCTTCGAGCACGCTCTCACCGTTACAAAAGCCCACCGGGAATCCTCCTGGTTCGTCGGCGATAATCTTGAACTCGATCATGAAGGCGCGCAACAGGCCGGGTTGCGCACGATCCTCGTTGACTACGACGGTTATTACAGCGAGCTTGAGCGGACTCCCTGTCCGGTCGTAAGGAGTTTGAAAGAGGCCGCTCAGCTTATCATCGGGAGCCAGAGCGGCGCGCCATGA
- a CDS encoding PqqD family protein — MKDALHIVYGKSPNVVWRAIAGESLLVPIRASAADLSSIYSLNELGAFIWEALDGRRTVEDIIECVVREYDVAREDAERDVIEYLATLEQIGVIVRCFPSGES; from the coding sequence GTGAAAGACGCACTGCATATCGTCTACGGCAAATCGCCGAATGTAGTCTGGCGTGCCATCGCCGGGGAGTCTCTGCTCGTTCCCATTCGCGCGTCGGCGGCGGATCTGAGCAGCATCTACTCGCTGAATGAATTGGGCGCATTTATCTGGGAGGCTCTCGACGGACGGCGCACGGTCGAGGACATCATCGAATGTGTCGTGCGAGAGTACGATGTGGCGCGCGAGGACGCCGAGCGAGACGTTATCGAGTACCTGGCGACGCTCGAACAAATCGGGGTGATCGTTCGTTGCTTCCCTTCGGGTGAATCCTGA
- a CDS encoding DUF5916 domain-containing protein has translation MGRKGRSVILALPLALLLGGSIAALAQEERPRLRVPRVSTPPRLEDYVRGANNADALCVSDFRQREPGDGVAVSLETTACLSYDRQNLYIVFLCKDDPAKVRARLSRREAIFEDDVVGVVLDTFRDRRRAYLFLANPLGIQADGITGEGQEDDYSFDALWYSEGRVTEEGFVVWIAIPFRSLRFPATRTQTWGIALGRIIPRLNEQSFWPYITRRVAGFLQQLATLEGMEDISPGRNWQFIPYGAFAAARFLDLARANGPAWRTEVEGRGGMDAKFVLRDAVTLDLTVNPDFSQVESDDPQVTLNQRFEVFFPEKRPFFLENAGFFQTLENLFFSRRIIDPQFGARVTGKVGHWALGGLVIDDRAPGRSVARDDPAYGRRAAVGVLRVQREFAEQSSVGVLLSRWSFMSQSNAVLALDTLLRLGPNWTFTGQIMHSLTRRDGERFSGPAYSLDLSYSGRHFYYSGEYVDRSPRFHTQLGFIRRVDVRQTEHFVRYRWFREGKRLQSFGPSLFTLVNWDRRGRLQDWIISSEFQAQFAGPTEIGFRRSESFELFRDLGFRKHETSVSVSTAWLRWLSLGASYRFGRGINFYPAPGVDPFSATTANGELELTLRPATRLRISQVYLYSRLRTHADSLPWSQAQELAPGGKSVSVFNNHLLRTKLNYQFTRELSLRTILDYAAVLPNPSLVRAQREKRIAMDVLLTYLVNPWTALYVGYTDRWENLGLDPAVPGGIQRLGAPTLSTGRQVFVKFSYLFRF, from the coding sequence GACGAAGCGTAATCCTTGCGCTTCCGCTCGCGCTTTTGCTCGGTGGGAGCATCGCGGCGCTCGCTCAGGAGGAGCGTCCCCGTCTGCGCGTCCCGCGCGTCTCCACTCCTCCACGACTGGAGGATTACGTGCGAGGGGCGAACAATGCCGATGCGCTCTGCGTCTCCGACTTTCGCCAGCGGGAACCGGGAGATGGTGTCGCCGTGAGCCTGGAGACGACGGCCTGTCTCTCCTATGATCGCCAGAATCTCTACATTGTGTTTCTCTGCAAGGACGATCCGGCGAAAGTCCGCGCGCGCCTCTCTCGACGGGAGGCGATCTTTGAAGACGATGTGGTCGGGGTGGTCCTGGATACGTTTCGGGATCGTCGCCGCGCCTATCTCTTCCTGGCCAATCCCCTGGGCATCCAGGCCGATGGGATCACTGGCGAGGGGCAGGAAGACGACTATAGCTTCGACGCGCTCTGGTATTCTGAAGGTCGGGTGACCGAGGAGGGCTTCGTCGTATGGATCGCCATCCCCTTTCGGAGTCTGCGGTTTCCCGCGACGCGCACGCAAACATGGGGGATCGCGCTCGGGCGCATCATCCCGCGGCTGAACGAGCAGTCCTTCTGGCCCTACATCACCCGGCGCGTGGCCGGGTTCCTCCAGCAACTGGCGACGCTCGAAGGGATGGAGGACATCTCGCCCGGGCGCAACTGGCAGTTCATCCCGTATGGGGCGTTTGCTGCCGCGCGTTTCCTGGACCTGGCGAGGGCAAACGGACCGGCCTGGCGCACGGAGGTCGAAGGGCGCGGGGGAATGGATGCCAAGTTCGTCTTGCGCGATGCCGTCACGCTTGATCTCACGGTGAATCCCGATTTCAGTCAGGTCGAGTCCGATGATCCGCAGGTGACGCTCAATCAGCGATTCGAGGTGTTCTTCCCTGAGAAGCGTCCATTCTTCCTGGAGAATGCCGGATTCTTTCAGACGCTGGAGAACCTGTTTTTCTCCCGCCGGATCATTGACCCTCAATTCGGCGCGCGCGTGACGGGGAAGGTGGGACATTGGGCGCTCGGGGGTCTTGTCATTGACGATCGGGCGCCGGGCAGGAGCGTTGCTCGCGATGACCCCGCCTACGGGCGTCGGGCAGCCGTCGGCGTCCTGCGCGTGCAGCGAGAGTTCGCCGAGCAATCGAGCGTCGGCGTCCTCCTCTCACGCTGGTCCTTCATGTCGCAATCCAACGCCGTCCTGGCCCTGGATACGCTGCTGCGGCTGGGTCCAAACTGGACGTTCACTGGACAGATCATGCACAGCCTCACCCGACGCGATGGCGAACGATTCTCCGGCCCTGCGTATTCGCTCGACCTTTCCTACTCGGGACGGCACTTCTACTATTCCGGAGAGTATGTGGATCGCAGCCCCCGATTCCACACGCAGCTCGGATTCATCCGCCGTGTGGACGTGCGTCAGACGGAACATTTCGTTCGATACCGCTGGTTCCGCGAAGGGAAGCGATTGCAGAGCTTCGGGCCGAGCCTCTTCACGCTCGTCAACTGGGATCGGCGCGGTCGTCTTCAGGATTGGATCATCAGCAGCGAATTTCAGGCGCAGTTCGCCGGACCCACGGAGATCGGCTTCCGCCGGTCGGAATCGTTCGAGTTGTTTCGCGATCTCGGATTTCGGAAGCACGAAACATCCGTCAGCGTCTCGACGGCGTGGTTGCGCTGGCTCTCGCTTGGAGCAAGCTATCGGTTCGGGAGGGGGATCAATTTCTATCCCGCTCCGGGCGTGGACCCTTTCTCGGCCACCACGGCCAATGGCGAGCTGGAGCTGACCCTTCGGCCCGCCACGCGACTTCGGATAAGCCAGGTCTATCTCTACAGCCGCCTGAGAACGCACGCCGACTCCTTGCCGTGGTCGCAGGCGCAGGAACTCGCCCCAGGTGGGAAATCTGTGAGCGTTTTCAACAACCATCTGTTGCGCACGAAGCTGAACTATCAATTCACCCGCGAACTCTCACTCCGAACGATCCTTGATTATGCCGCCGTGCTTCCAAATCCGTCTCTGGTACGCGCGCAGCGGGAGAAGCGGATCGCCATGGACGTTTTGCTCACGTATCTGGTCAATCCCTGGACGGCGCTTTATGTGGGATACACGGATCGCTGGGAGAACCTCGGACTGGATCCCGCGGTCCCAGGGGGGATTCAGCGTCTGGGCGCGCCCACGCTTTCAACGGGACGGCAGGTATTTGTGAAGTTCAGCTATCTCTTCCGGTTCTGA
- a CDS encoding MFS transporter: MAPRAQRRWLTRSVLAIGVASLCSDLSHEMATTILPVFLSTEIGATALALGAIEGIADGLASYFKLVGGWWTDRVGRRKPVAVSGYLVTTVATASFALATTWVMVLASRGLAWMARGWRTPARNALLADSTEREFYGKVFGFERAADTIGAVVAPMLALALLEAGVGFRRIFLLTLIPGLAAAAAIAFFVSEIPRPADRHRRLIGDVKTLPRSFLLFLVIAGIFGLGQFAPTLLVLRATQLTGEADTAIALYVVFNIVQAASAYVIGSLTHRAGSASLLGMSYFLFAASAAGFAVAEADLLSLTALFALTGLAVGGIEAMEPTVAAELIPASVRGTGFGALAAANGLGDLLSSLVVGAMWTALGPAYGFGFAACCNLISVILLFAWSRRFAQRAKPRGN; this comes from the coding sequence ATGGCTCCACGGGCTCAAAGAAGGTGGTTGACCCGGAGCGTCCTGGCCATCGGCGTGGCCAGTCTCTGTTCTGATCTCAGCCACGAGATGGCGACCACGATTTTGCCCGTCTTCCTTTCCACCGAGATTGGTGCGACAGCGCTGGCGCTCGGTGCCATTGAAGGAATTGCCGATGGGCTGGCAAGTTACTTCAAGCTCGTCGGCGGGTGGTGGACGGACCGGGTGGGGCGTCGTAAACCGGTAGCCGTCTCCGGCTATCTCGTGACGACCGTGGCCACGGCGAGTTTCGCCCTGGCAACCACCTGGGTGATGGTTCTGGCGAGTCGAGGTCTGGCCTGGATGGCGCGCGGCTGGCGGACGCCGGCCCGCAATGCTCTGCTCGCCGACAGTACCGAGCGGGAGTTTTACGGAAAGGTTTTCGGCTTCGAGCGAGCCGCCGATACGATCGGTGCTGTTGTCGCGCCCATGCTGGCCCTGGCGCTGCTTGAAGCGGGTGTGGGCTTCCGACGGATCTTTCTTCTCACACTCATTCCGGGATTGGCGGCTGCCGCTGCCATCGCCTTCTTCGTCTCGGAAATCCCCCGACCGGCCGATCGCCATCGCCGACTGATCGGGGACGTAAAGACGTTGCCTCGGAGTTTTTTACTCTTCCTCGTCATCGCGGGAATTTTCGGTCTCGGTCAGTTTGCTCCTACGCTTCTGGTTCTGCGAGCCACTCAACTGACGGGAGAGGCCGACACGGCCATCGCCCTTTACGTCGTCTTCAACATTGTGCAGGCGGCGAGCGCCTACGTCATCGGCTCGCTCACGCATCGCGCTGGCAGCGCGTCGCTGCTCGGCATGAGTTACTTTCTCTTCGCCGCGAGCGCCGCCGGGTTCGCCGTCGCGGAAGCTGATCTCCTGTCTCTCACCGCCCTCTTTGCACTGACGGGGCTGGCCGTCGGGGGCATCGAAGCGATGGAACCAACCGTAGCAGCGGAACTCATTCCCGCCTCTGTGCGAGGAACGGGATTCGGAGCGCTGGCGGCAGCCAACGGACTGGGCGACTTGCTGTCGAGTCTCGTCGTGGGAGCAATGTGGACGGCACTTGGTCCGGCTTATGGCTTTGGCTTCGCCGCCTGCTGTAACCTGATCAGCGTGATCCTTCTCTTTGCCTGGTCACGCCGATTCGCTCAGAGGGCAAAGCCGCGGGGAAACTGA
- a CDS encoding thioredoxin domain-containing protein: MKTAKPSSREQFVGPLVLVVVGVVIVGLIGYFGRSARKDTSSAAPPTPASAPSPAPQSDAQNRTLPARYRAADAPPNMVLAFDPLYAKGDKKAPVVLVEFSDYQCPFCARHVRETVPQIEREYVQTGKLRYAFRNYPLEAIHPQAFKAAEASLCAGEQGKFWQMHDQLFANQRALRPEDLHRHAQTIGLNVARFRQCLESGKYAGKVRQDQSDGQKVGIRGTPYFAIGYPDGNDRVKVAKIISGAYPFQSFKEAIDSLLSSRK; the protein is encoded by the coding sequence ATGAAAACAGCCAAACCATCATCGAGAGAGCAGTTTGTCGGCCCACTCGTTCTCGTTGTGGTCGGTGTGGTCATCGTGGGACTGATCGGGTATTTCGGGCGGTCGGCCCGTAAGGATACGTCGTCGGCAGCTCCACCGACTCCGGCGTCCGCGCCCTCTCCCGCGCCCCAATCAGATGCGCAAAATCGGACGCTTCCGGCGCGGTATCGCGCTGCCGACGCCCCGCCGAATATGGTCCTGGCCTTCGATCCTCTTTACGCCAAAGGGGATAAGAAAGCTCCGGTCGTACTCGTAGAGTTTTCCGACTACCAGTGCCCGTTTTGCGCTCGCCATGTCCGGGAGACGGTGCCTCAGATCGAGAGGGAATACGTGCAGACGGGGAAGCTCCGTTATGCTTTCCGCAACTACCCTCTGGAGGCAATCCATCCCCAGGCCTTTAAGGCCGCCGAAGCCTCCTTGTGCGCTGGAGAGCAGGGGAAGTTCTGGCAGATGCACGATCAGCTTTTCGCCAATCAACGTGCCCTGCGCCCGGAGGATTTGCACCGTCATGCCCAGACCATCGGCCTCAATGTGGCCCGATTTCGCCAGTGCCTGGAGAGCGGAAAATATGCGGGCAAGGTCCGTCAGGACCAATCCGACGGTCAGAAAGTGGGCATCCGGGGCACGCCCTATTTCGCCATCGGTTATCCTGATGGCAATGACCGGGTGAAAGTGGCCAAGATCATCAGCGGCGCATATCCCTTCCAGAGTTTCAAAGAGGCGATTGACTCGTTGCTGTCGTCCCGGAAGTAA
- a CDS encoding biotin--[acetyl-CoA-carboxylase] ligase — MGRLHEIVHRYEVLTSTNDRARELANAGAPEGTTVMAWEQTAGRGRQGRVWHSPRGAGLYHSIILRPPISPAEAPLLGLVAAIAVAETIREDYHLPADIKWPNDVLIHDGKVAGILLELDAEGDRVRYVILGIGVNLNQTSFPPDLGQLATSLRLETGQIHEADLFRMRLFARLDQWYTTLLSLGPRPILARYSDLSSYVSGRMVQVEVQDGVIVGQTCGLSPAGALLVRTPSGEIEQIITGDVKHLRPVNTPHGEIQR; from the coding sequence ATGGGCCGATTGCACGAAATTGTTCATCGCTATGAGGTGCTGACCTCGACCAATGATCGTGCGCGCGAGCTGGCCAATGCCGGTGCGCCCGAAGGGACGACCGTCATGGCCTGGGAGCAAACCGCCGGTCGCGGGCGTCAAGGTCGGGTATGGCATTCTCCTCGCGGCGCCGGGCTCTATCATTCGATCATCCTGCGACCGCCGATCTCTCCGGCTGAGGCCCCGCTTCTGGGGCTCGTGGCCGCCATCGCTGTGGCCGAGACGATCCGGGAGGACTATCACCTGCCGGCGGACATCAAGTGGCCCAACGACGTGCTCATCCACGACGGGAAAGTTGCCGGCATTTTGCTCGAACTGGATGCCGAAGGGGATCGCGTGCGCTATGTCATCCTGGGAATCGGCGTCAACCTGAATCAGACCAGCTTCCCGCCGGACCTCGGCCAACTGGCGACATCGCTCCGGCTGGAGACGGGCCAGATTCATGAGGCGGATCTTTTTCGCATGCGACTCTTCGCGCGACTCGACCAGTGGTATACGACGCTGCTCAGCCTGGGCCCCAGGCCGATCCTCGCTCGATATAGTGATCTCTCCAGCTATGTCTCGGGACGGATGGTTCAGGTCGAAGTGCAGGACGGCGTGATCGTCGGCCAGACCTGTGGGTTGAGCCCCGCCGGAGCGCTCCTGGTGCGCACGCCCTCGGGCGAGATCGAACAGATCATTACCGGCGATGTCAAACACCTCAGACCTGTGAACACTCCTCACGGCGAGATTCAGCGGTGA